One window of the Enterobacter huaxiensis genome contains the following:
- the era gene encoding GTPase Era has product MSEEKTYCGFIAIVGRPNVGKSTLLNNLLGQKISITSRKAQTTRHRIVGIHTEGAYQAIYVDTPGLHMEEKRAINRLMNKAASSSIGDVELVIFVVEGTRWTPDDEMVLNKLRDGKTPVILAVNKVDNVQEKADLLPHLQWLGSQMNFLDIVPLSAETGLNVDTIAGIVRKHLPEAIHHFPEDYITDRSQRFMASEIIREKLMRFLGAELPYSVTVEIERFQTNERGGYDINGLILVEREGQKKMVIGNKGAKIKTIGIEARKDMMDMFEAPVHLELWVKVKSGWADDERALRSLGYGEDQ; this is encoded by the coding sequence ATGAGCGAAGAAAAAACCTATTGCGGATTTATTGCCATCGTCGGACGCCCGAACGTTGGCAAATCCACCCTGCTGAATAATCTGCTTGGGCAGAAAATTTCCATCACCTCTCGTAAGGCGCAGACCACGCGTCACCGCATCGTCGGTATCCATACTGAAGGCGCGTATCAGGCGATCTACGTCGATACCCCGGGCCTGCACATGGAAGAGAAGCGTGCCATCAACCGCCTGATGAACAAAGCGGCGAGCAGTTCGATTGGCGACGTAGAGCTGGTGATTTTCGTCGTGGAAGGCACCCGCTGGACGCCGGACGACGAAATGGTGCTGAACAAGCTGCGTGACGGCAAAACGCCGGTAATCCTCGCGGTCAACAAAGTTGACAACGTGCAGGAAAAAGCTGACCTGCTGCCGCACCTGCAGTGGCTGGGTAGCCAGATGAACTTCCTCGATATCGTTCCGCTGTCCGCAGAGACCGGACTGAACGTGGATACCATCGCGGGTATCGTGCGCAAGCATCTGCCGGAAGCCATTCATCACTTCCCGGAAGACTACATCACCGATCGTTCCCAGCGCTTTATGGCGTCTGAAATCATCCGTGAAAAGCTGATGCGTTTCCTGGGCGCCGAGCTGCCGTACTCCGTAACGGTGGAGATCGAGCGCTTCCAGACCAACGAGCGCGGTGGCTACGACATCAACGGCCTGATCCTCGTTGAGCGTGAAGGGCAGAAGAAGATGGTCATTGGCAACAAAGGCGCCAAGATCAAAACCATCGGTATTGAAGCCCGTAAAGACATGATGGACATGTTTGAAGCGCCGGTTCACCTCGAACTGTGGGTGAAAGTGAAATCTGGCTGGGCCGACGATGAGCGTGCTCTGCGCAGCCTCGGTTACGGCGAAGATCAGTAA
- the recO gene encoding DNA repair protein RecO, with translation MEGWQRAFVLHSRPWSETSLMLDVFTEESGRVRLVAKGARSKRSNLKGALQPFTPLLVRFGGRGEVKTLRSAEAVSLALPLSGITLYSGLYVNELISRVLEHETRFSELFFDYLHCIQALAGATGTPEPALRRFELALLGHLGYGVDFLHCAGSGDEVEDSMTYRYREEKGFIASIVVDNSTFTGRHLRALYEREFPDADTLRAAKRFTRIALKPYLGGKPLKSRELFRQFVPKR, from the coding sequence ATGGAAGGTTGGCAGCGTGCCTTCGTTCTCCATAGTCGTCCCTGGAGCGAAACCAGCCTGATGCTGGACGTCTTCACGGAAGAGTCGGGCCGCGTGCGCCTTGTTGCGAAAGGCGCACGTTCCAAACGTTCTAACCTGAAAGGTGCCTTACAGCCTTTCACGCCGCTGCTGGTACGCTTTGGCGGGCGAGGGGAAGTCAAAACCCTGCGCAGCGCTGAAGCCGTCTCTCTGGCGCTTCCTCTTTCTGGCATCACGCTCTACAGCGGTCTGTATGTCAACGAGCTTATCTCCCGCGTTCTTGAACATGAGACCCGCTTCTCGGAACTTTTCTTCGATTATCTGCACTGTATCCAGGCTCTTGCTGGCGCAACCGGCACGCCCGAACCCGCGCTGCGCCGCTTTGAACTGGCGCTGCTGGGGCACCTGGGTTACGGCGTTGATTTTCTGCACTGCGCGGGGAGCGGCGACGAGGTTGAAGACTCAATGACCTACCGCTATCGCGAAGAGAAAGGCTTTATTGCGAGTATCGTGGTGGATAACAGCACCTTTACCGGACGGCACCTGAGGGCGTTATACGAGCGAGAGTTTCCTGATGCTGATACTTTACGTGCGGCAAAGCGCTTTACCCGCATTGCGCTCAAGCCGTATCTTGGTGGCAAGCCCTTAAAGAGCCGCGAATTATTCAGGCAGTTTGTGCCAAAACGTTAA
- the pdxJ gene encoding pyridoxine 5'-phosphate synthase, giving the protein MAELLLGINIDHIATLRNARGTAYPDPVQAAFIAEQAGADGITVHLREDRRHITDRDVRILRQTLDTRMNLEMAVTEEMLAIACETKPHFCCLVPEKRQEVTTEGGLDVAGQRDKMRDACQRLADAGILVSLFIDADFDQIKAAADVGAPYIEIHTGCYADAKNDAEQAKELERIAKAATYAAGLGLKVNAGHGLTYHNVKAIAALPEMHELNIGHAIIGRAVMSGLKEAVSEMKRLMQEARQ; this is encoded by the coding sequence ATGGCTGAATTACTGTTAGGCATCAACATCGATCACATCGCTACCCTGCGCAATGCGCGCGGTACGGCGTACCCCGATCCGGTTCAGGCAGCGTTTATTGCCGAGCAGGCTGGCGCCGACGGCATTACCGTCCACCTGCGTGAAGACCGTCGCCATATCACCGATCGCGACGTCCGTATCCTGCGCCAGACCCTGGATACCCGCATGAATCTCGAAATGGCGGTTACCGAAGAGATGCTGGCCATCGCCTGCGAGACGAAGCCGCACTTCTGCTGCCTGGTGCCGGAAAAGCGTCAGGAAGTGACGACCGAAGGGGGCCTGGACGTGGCGGGGCAGCGCGACAAAATGCGCGATGCATGCCAGCGCCTGGCCGATGCCGGCATCCTGGTCTCGCTGTTTATCGATGCCGATTTTGATCAGATCAAAGCGGCTGCGGACGTCGGCGCACCCTATATCGAAATTCACACCGGCTGTTATGCCGATGCCAAAAATGACGCCGAGCAGGCGAAAGAGCTGGAGCGTATCGCTAAAGCGGCTACGTATGCAGCAGGTCTGGGTCTGAAGGTTAACGCCGGTCACGGCCTGACCTACCACAACGTCAAGGCCATCGCCGCGCTGCCGGAAATGCACGAGCTGAACATCGGCCACGCCATTATTGGCCGTGCGGTGATGAGCGGACTGAAAGAGGCGGTATCAGAGATGAAACGCCTGATGCAGGAAGCGCGTCAGTAA
- the acpS gene encoding holo-ACP synthase, with translation MAILGLGTDIVEIARIEAAIARSGDRLARRVLSDNEWAIWEAHQQPVRFLAKRFAVKEAAAKAFGTGIRNGLAFNQFEVFNDELGKPRLRLWGEAQKLAEKMGVNHMHVTIADERRYASATVIIES, from the coding sequence ATGGCCATACTGGGCTTAGGCACCGATATCGTCGAAATAGCCCGTATTGAAGCGGCGATCGCCCGTAGCGGCGATCGTCTCGCAAGACGCGTGCTGAGCGATAACGAGTGGGCCATCTGGGAAGCGCACCAGCAGCCGGTCCGTTTTCTGGCAAAGCGTTTTGCGGTTAAAGAGGCGGCAGCCAAAGCCTTCGGTACGGGGATCCGTAACGGCCTGGCGTTTAACCAGTTTGAAGTGTTTAACGATGAGCTGGGGAAACCGCGCCTGCGCTTATGGGGCGAGGCGCAAAAGCTGGCAGAGAAGATGGGTGTGAATCACATGCACGTGACGATAGCGGATGAGCGCCGCTATGCCAGCGCCACGGTGATTATCGAAAGTTAA
- a CDS encoding YfhL family 4Fe-4S dicluster ferredoxin, with the protein MALLITKKCINCDMCEPECPNQAISMGDSIYEINSDRCTECIGHYETPTCQKVCPIPNTILKDPAHVENEEQLWDKFVLMHHADKL; encoded by the coding sequence ATGGCGCTGTTAATCACCAAAAAATGCATCAATTGCGATATGTGCGAACCCGAATGCCCTAACCAGGCGATTTCGATGGGTGACAGCATTTATGAGATTAACAGCGACCGCTGCACCGAATGCATCGGCCACTATGAAACGCCGACCTGCCAGAAGGTGTGCCCAATCCCTAATACAATCCTTAAGGATCCGGCACACGTCGAGAACGAAGAGCAGCTGTGGGATAAGTTTGTGCTGATGCATCACGCAGACAAACTTTAA